One window of Ciconia boyciana chromosome 10, ASM3463844v1, whole genome shotgun sequence genomic DNA carries:
- the LANCL1 gene encoding glutathione S-transferase LANCL1, with product MMAQRALPNPYADYDKSLATGYFDAAGRLTPEFTQRLNNKIRELLQQMERGLKSADLQDCTTYTGWAGIALLYLHLYDVYGDPAYLQVAHEYVKKSLSCLTRRSITFLCGDAGPLAVAAVVYHKLQNQKQSEDCITRLLHLHKLDPRVPDELLYGRMGYLYALVFVNKHFGKEKIPQSHIQQVCEAIVASGESLAKRRNFTAKSPLMYEWYQEYYVGAAHGLAGIYYYLMQPGLGVSQVKLHNTVKPSVDYVCQLKFPSGNYPPCIDDIRDLLVHWCHGAPGVIYMLVQAYKVFGEQQYLNDALQCAEVIWQYGLLKKGYGLCHGTAGNAYGFLALYNLTQNMKYLYRACKFAEWCLSYGQHGCRTPDTPFSLFEGMAGTIYFLADLLVPTKAKFPAFEL from the exons ATGATGGCGCAGCGGGCGCTTCCTAACCCCTACGCGGACTACGACAAGTCTTTGGCCACCGGCTACTTTGACGCTGCCGGGAGG CTGACCCCCGAATTCACACAGCGGCTGAATAACAAAATCAGGGAGCTGCTCCAGCAGATGGAGAGGGGCCTCAAGTCTGCCGACCTGCAGGACTGCACCACGTACACCGGCTGGGCAG GCATTGCTTTGCTGTATTTGCACCTGTATGATGTGTATGGAGACCCAGCCTACCTTCAGGTGGCCCACGAGTACGTGAAAAAGAGCCTGAGCTGTCTGACAAGACGATCTATCACTTTCTTGTGTGGAGATGCCGGGCCCCTGGCAGTGGCTGCTGTCGTCTACCACAAACTGCAGAACCAGAAGCAGTCAGAAGACTGCATCACTCG tttGCTCCATCTACACAAGCTTGACCCACGAGTGCCAGATGAACTGCTGTATGGGCGCATGGGCTATCTCTATGCACTGGTATTTGTGAACAAGCACTTCGGAAAGGAAAAGATCCCTCAAAGTCACATTCAGCAG GTCTGTGAAGCCATTGTAGCCTCAGGAGAGAGCTTGGCGAAAAGGAGGAACTTTACAGCAAAGAGCCCACTGATGTATGAGTGGTACCAGGAGTACTATGTAGGGGCAGCCCATGGTTTGGCTGGGATTTACTACTATCTCATGCAG CCTGGCCTTGGAGTAAGCCAAGTAAAACTGCACAACACAGTCAAACCCAGCGTGGACTACGTCTGCCAGCTCAAGTTCCCATCTGGCAATTACCCTCCATGCATTGATGACATCAGAGACCTACTCGTCCACTGGTGCCATGGGGCACCAGGTGTTATCTACATGCTTGTCCAGGCCTACAAG GTCTTTGGGGAACAGCAGTACCTAAATGATGCCCTGCAGTGTGCAGAAGTGATCTGGCAGTATGGATTACTGAAGAAAGGCTACGGGCTGTGCCACGGGACAGCTGGCAATGCTTACGGCTTCCTAGCACTGTACAACCTCACTCAGAACATGAAATACCTGTACAGGGCCTGCAAG TTTGCAGAGTGGTGTTTAAGCTATGGTCAACATGGGTGCCGGACTCCAGACACGCCATTCTCTCTCTTTGAAG GAATGGCTGGAACGATTTACTTTCTTGCTGACCTGCTGGTGCCAACCAAGGCCAAGTTCCCCGCATTTGAACTCTAA